In Candidatus Eisenbacteria bacterium, the genomic stretch GGTAGCGCGGCCGGATGGGGTTGTCGAGACCGCTAGTCGGTGATGGGTGGCGCACTCGCTTCCACCAGCCCAGCCGCCGCCTTTTCCTCGAGGTAGCGGCGGAGCTTCGCGGTGTCGCAGTAGACCGAGAGCCCCACCACGCGACCCCAGCGCAGGCGGAACACGTGGACGCCCTGATTGCCGGCCGGAGCACCGTTCACGGTGAAGTGGTCGACCCATTCGATCATCGCGACGGTGTCCCACGGCCAGCCCGCGACGGCGATGCTGCGAATCTCGAAACGGAGATCAGGGAACACCCGCGCGAGGCGACCGTACCAGGCGCGTGTCGCGTCGAGGCCCCGCCGCGTCCCGCCGAGCGCGTGGTCCCCGAAGAACACGTGGCGATGGGCCGGCGCGAACTGCGGCACGATGCGATCGTAGCGGCCGGCGTTGATGTCCTCGAAGGCGCGGCGGAGCCGGCGCTGCACGATGCGGTGATACATGGTTCAGGCGGCGACCGGGTTGCGGCCCGCCTCCGGGCGGCCGAGGCGCTCGAAGAACCCCTCGAGCCACGCGGCCGCGTGCCGCCGCGACGCGATCAGCGACAGCACCGCGGCCACCCGGCCGATGTGCGCGACGTGAAGGCACGCGGCGACGGCCACGTCGGCGATCGTCGGCGAGTCGCCGACGAGCCAGGATCGCCCCTCGGCCAGCGCGTTCACGACGTCGAGGTGACGCAGGAGCTGCTGCCGCACGACGTCCGGTCCGAGCGGCACCAGGTGGCCGTAACGATTGCTGCCGCTCCGCCGCAGCCGTGCCGCCACAACGGGGCCCAGGAACGACGGCAGGCCCTTGAATGCGAGCACCCCCGCGACCATGCGGCGCCGCGCGGACGGGTCGAACGCCCGCTCGTAGGTCACGAGCGCGCACAGCGACTCGTCGGCCCATTCTTCCACCAGCGTCGCCTGCGCGGCCAAACGAGGATCGCGGGGAAGGAGGGCGGGGTCGGGGTGGAGGGTCCCGAGCCGGCGCAGGATCTCGGTCGAGTCGTGGACGCGCTCACCGTCCACGACGAGGACCGGCAGCTTCCCGGTCCGGCTGTGCTTCTTGAAGGCGCTCGTCGTGACCGTGTCGAACGCAAGCCCCTTCAGCTCGAGCGCCCAGCGCACCTTGTTGCAGTACGGCGAATAGGAGAGGCCTCCTTCGCCCGGGGGTTGGTGGAGGACGAGGCGGCTCATGCGGCCACCTCGCCGGTCACGACGAAGCTCGCGATGTCCGCGAACCGCACGACGCGGCCCATCGCCCCCCAATTGCCCTCGGGGACCTCGTTTATGTGCACCCAGGCGACGGGGGCGTGCACGAGGCGGCTGGGATCGTCGTCGGTCGCCGCCAGCACGGCCGTCACGCGCTCGATCATGTCGCAGCGCTTGTGGTCGTCGAGCGATCCGGCGGGAACCGCGATGCGCACGACGAAGCGTGGCGGCTCGCCCGGGACCGCGCTATGGCCCCCGACCCACCAGGCGTCGATCTCCTGCCAGACGAGCCAGGAGATCGAGCGGGCGGCCGGCGTGTCGGGTGCGCCTTCGGCGCGCATGACCTCGGAGACGAGCCGCTCTCCGACGGCGGTGCGGCGCGCCTCGGAGACGGCGCCGCGGGGAGTGAACACTTCGACGAACGGCATGGAGCACCTCCCTATGGGTTCAGTCACTGAACCCTCTATGCCAATTGAGTTCAATGAGTCAACCCACTAGGGTGTGGGCATGCGACGGACGAGCTTCGCCGGCATGCACTGCTCGATGGCCCGGAGCCTCGAGGTGATGGGCGACTGGTGGACGCCGCTCATCCTGCGCGATCTGCATCTGGGGCTGACGCGCTTCGACGAGCTGGCGGAGGACCTGGGGATCTCCAGGAACCTCCTCACGACGCGCCTGGCGGCGCTCGTCGAGCGCGGCCTCGTCGAGCGGCGCCGGTACTCCGAGCGCCCACCGCGCCACGCCTACCACCTGACGGAGGCGGGGCGTGACCTCGTGCCCGTCCTCGTGGCCCTCACCGCGTGGGGCGACCGGTGGCTGGCGCCGAAGCAGGGGCCGCCGCTGCGCCTTCAGCACCGCACGTGCGGGAAGTTCTTCACGCCCACGGTGGCCTGCTCGCACTGCGGCGAGACCGTGACCGCCGAGGACGTCGTCGCACACGGCGGACCGGGGGGCCGAACCGCCCCCGGCACACGGCTCGTCGCGAAGGTCCTGCAGGACCGCGGACGCGACGTCGCTGGGCGCCGGGCGCAGCGCTGATCACTTCGCGGCGAGACCCACCGGGTCGGGGCTCGTGCAGTCCGGCCGCAGCGTCCACTTGCGGACGAGCTGCTTGTCGGGTGTGAACGTGCGCGCATCACCGCCGAACTCGAAGCGATACCGGTACTGTCCGATGCGGAGCTCCACCTGGATCGTCTCCGGCTCGCTGCCGAGCGACTGCACTAGGTCCGGCCCCTTGCCTTTGATCTGCAGCCCGAGGCCGGCCTTGAAGACGACGCTGCTGATCGGGCCGTACGGATCCTTGTAGCGCAGGCCGGCGTTCGGCGAGCCCGGATTGAGCGGAGTCCAGCCGATCGGCGAGAGCGGGTAGAGCATCTCGAAGCCGTCGCCGCCGATCGCCTTCACGTGGAGGCTCCCGCCCCCATCGACCAGCGCCGCCGCATCGTTGCCGTCGCCGACGACCAGCTCGGAGGCGTCGTTCGACTTCAGCAGGAACCGCTTGGCGGTCGAATTCGCTGGATTGCTCTTGATGAGGAGCTTCGAGCCGCCGAGGCAGCGGTCGATCGACGCCGTGGTCGGCTCGGTGCCGCTCGGGACGCCGAAGTTCCACTCGCCCGGCGTGGAGGTGAAGACCGTGAACCCGGCCTCGGTCGACGAGCGCCGGAAGTGGGAGCTGAGGCACGTATCGACCGTGTTGCGCGAGAGCCGCGGGCACGGGCGCACGAGCGCGCCGTCGCGGAAGACCTGCAGGTACCGGAAGTCGGTGCCCTGCGGGATCAGCGAGCTGTCGACCGTGAAGCGGACGACGAGCGGCCTCGCCATCGTTGCCGGCGGCGCGTCGACGTGGACCTGCCGGCGCGTGAAGGCGAAGGCCTGCGGCGCCGGCATGGTCGCCGAGGTCTGGACGATCATCATTTCCGCGGGCGTCGGGGCGAGCACGGTGGTCGCGAGCGGATCGGTTGGGGCGTCCATGGTCGTGCTGACCGAGCGGCCGAAATCCGACTCGACGATCTGCTCGACCAGGCACGAGCCGTCGCAACCGTCGAGGGCGACGAGATTGCCGTCATCGCACTCTTCACCCGAGTCGAGAACGCCGTTGCCGCAGAGTCCCACGATGAGCGTCGTAGTCGTGACGGGGTCCGTGGACGAGGTCGTGCTCGACGTGGCCG encodes the following:
- a CDS encoding nuclear transport factor 2 family protein, yielding MYHRIVQRRLRRAFEDINAGRYDRIVPQFAPAHRHVFFGDHALGGTRRGLDATRAWYGRLARVFPDLRFEIRSIAVAGWPWDTVAMIEWVDHFTVNGAPAGNQGVHVFRLRWGRVVGLSVYCDTAKLRRYLEEKAAAGLVEASAPPITD
- a CDS encoding glutathione S-transferase family protein, coding for MSRLVLHQPPGEGGLSYSPYCNKVRWALELKGLAFDTVTTSAFKKHSRTGKLPVLVVDGERVHDSTEILRRLGTLHPDPALLPRDPRLAAQATLVEEWADESLCALVTYERAFDPSARRRMVAGVLAFKGLPSFLGPVVAARLRRSGSNRYGHLVPLGPDVVRQQLLRHLDVVNALAEGRSWLVGDSPTIADVAVAACLHVAHIGRVAAVLSLIASRRHAAAWLEGFFERLGRPEAGRNPVAA
- a CDS encoding helix-turn-helix domain-containing protein; this translates as MRRTSFAGMHCSMARSLEVMGDWWTPLILRDLHLGLTRFDELAEDLGISRNLLTTRLAALVERGLVERRRYSERPPRHAYHLTEAGRDLVPVLVALTAWGDRWLAPKQGPPLRLQHRTCGKFFTPTVACSHCGETVTAEDVVAHGGPGGRTAPGTRLVAKVLQDRGRDVAGRRAQR